A portion of the Hoylesella buccalis ATCC 35310 genome contains these proteins:
- a CDS encoding HU family DNA-binding protein, whose amino-acid sequence MIKITDLASVLEEQHQLSKSEAEFFIPLLVDVLTTGLKADKQVKIRGLGTFKVTSVNARESVDVNTGERIIIEGREKISFTPEPVLRDKVNSPFEQFETVTVSDDADFSEIDERYQQLEEQENDDSSAPVETVLTTEEKQVEVEPQDNLQEKSSPEPSPGPSSTVNGEVLVTNDTEPRSGNLIEDGVREQEVIEVPPIEGTPAVDDQPVLEEGNVTEKTDNKSHSPIKENEEKESLELAELNELNEKNQQLRANLARTQRNQKILIGAVCALLLVACLGGYYIGKQFAARDNRIEHLMAELHAVKQAAQVKENVAGVQGESASENAAVNSAGQENTSAANQSMQSIEQSDNGVQDEKKEKDAAAKVASESVKRDQSPQNSQTMASKYDSDSRVRTGAYVITGVAQTVTVRKGQTLTSISKTYLGPGMECYMEAVNEKNEVKEGEKVKIPALKLKKKSK is encoded by the coding sequence ATGATAAAGATCACAGATTTGGCGAGCGTGTTGGAAGAACAGCACCAGCTATCGAAAAGTGAGGCCGAATTTTTTATCCCTTTGCTCGTAGACGTTTTGACAACGGGCCTTAAAGCCGATAAACAAGTTAAGATTAGAGGACTTGGAACGTTCAAGGTGACATCCGTGAATGCCCGTGAGAGTGTGGATGTGAACACGGGTGAACGCATCATCATTGAGGGGAGAGAGAAGATTTCTTTCACGCCCGAACCTGTCTTGAGGGATAAGGTGAACAGTCCGTTCGAGCAGTTTGAAACGGTTACAGTGAGCGATGATGCCGATTTTTCGGAGATAGATGAACGTTATCAGCAACTCGAGGAACAAGAAAACGATGACAGCAGCGCACCTGTGGAGACCGTTCTGACTACGGAAGAAAAACAGGTTGAAGTTGAACCGCAGGACAATCTTCAAGAAAAATCATCACCTGAACCATCACCTGGACCGTCATCTACTGTGAATGGGGAGGTGTTGGTTACCAACGACACTGAGCCTCGTTCTGGCAATCTCATTGAAGATGGCGTGCGTGAGCAAGAGGTGATAGAGGTTCCGCCCATTGAAGGAACTCCTGCGGTTGATGACCAGCCTGTCTTGGAAGAAGGAAATGTTACAGAAAAAACAGATAACAAGTCGCACTCACCAATAAAGGAAAACGAAGAAAAAGAATCACTTGAGTTAGCCGAACTGAATGAGTTGAATGAAAAAAATCAACAGTTGCGTGCTAATTTGGCTCGAACTCAGCGAAATCAAAAGATACTGATTGGTGCCGTATGTGCTTTGCTGTTAGTGGCATGTCTTGGCGGTTATTATATCGGTAAGCAGTTTGCGGCTCGTGATAATCGAATAGAGCATTTGATGGCAGAGCTGCATGCTGTTAAACAAGCTGCGCAAGTGAAGGAAAACGTGGCTGGTGTTCAAGGCGAATCGGCCTCCGAAAATGCGGCGGTAAACAGTGCGGGACAGGAAAATACGTCTGCTGCTAATCAGAGTATGCAATCAATAGAGCAGTCTGACAATGGTGTTCAAGACGAGAAAAAAGAGAAGGATGCAGCTGCTAAAGTGGCATCTGAGAGCGTCAAGCGTGACCAGTCTCCACAGAACAGCCAAACAATGGCCTCAAAATATGATTCAGATTCGAGAGTTAGAACCGGTGCCTATGTCATAACAGGTGTGGCACAAACCGTAACGGTGCGTAAAGGACAGACCTTGACTTCTATCAGTAAAACTTACTTAGGGCCTGGCATGGAGTGCTACATGGAGGCTGTCAATGAGAAGAACGAAGTGAAGGAGGGTGAAAAAGTTAAAATCCCGGCATTGAAATTAAAGAAAAAATCTAAATAA